GCCCAGTTGATAGGCGAAAATTAGGCGAACATAAAAGCGAAAATGGCGTTACAAAACCTGTGGATAAGTGCCGGTTTTCCACAGGATGAAAATTGTGCAAACATTTTGTCCCAAATTACCAAACATTTTGTCCGCTTACATACGGGATACGCAAGCATAAGGGTATTGGGAAAGATGAAGAAGGCTGATTTTACCAGCGGAATGCGCCGTGGTACATCAAGATGATTTGGCCTTCAATTTTGCGAGGATTTCCTCGTTAGTGGGGAACCGGCCCTCGGTATGTTTTGAAAACAAAGTCTCCCCATCCGCGGTCACTTCAAATATCCCGCCATGTCCCCTAGTCAATTCAGGGGTGACTCCCAGTGAGTTCTTAATCTCTTCCGCCAGACTGGCGGCTCTCGGGAAATAGCTTCACTGAACGCAATATGTGATCGTGACTTTCACTTCAATCTCCTTGGACATTTTGATCAAAACTGTGACAAACAGACATTTGCATTATATCATTCCAGCCGTTCGTCCAGCTCAAAACCATCAGTTTTTAAAAAGGTACATCGCGCCGAAAGCTATAAAGGTCACTCCCGCCGCCTTGTGCAGGAACGAAATAGGCACATAATACGAAATGATCCCGCCAAAGAGCGTGGCGATGGCCGAAGTGGCGATAAGCGCCAGCGCCGATCCCAGGAACACGCTTATCTTGGAAGACTCGCCCGCGGAGAACGCCAGTGTCGCCAACTGTGTCTTGTCCCCAAGCTCGGCCAGGAAGATCATGGTAAAAACAGAAACGATTGTCTTGATATCCA
This is a stretch of genomic DNA from Nitrospinota bacterium. It encodes these proteins:
- a CDS encoding SelT/SelW/SelH family protein yields the protein MAEEIKNSLGVTPELTRGHGGIFEVTADGETLFSKHTEGRFPTNEEILAKLKAKSS
- a CDS encoding TMEM165/GDT1 family protein produces the protein MDIKTIVSVFTMIFLAELGDKTQLATLAFSAGESSKISVFLGSALALIATSAIATLFGGIISYYVPISFLHKAAGVTFIAFGAMYLFKN